In Duganella zoogloeoides, a single genomic region encodes these proteins:
- a CDS encoding nucleotidyl transferase AbiEii/AbiGii toxin family protein translates to MRKIDHYQSHQISDLINENGLAIAEYALEKDFIVTQVLKVISQLGNSNFDCVFCGGTCLSKAYKLLARISEDVDFKVVSKAAGVLGNSKRRELLGAFKRQVMECLVASGFPVEYIKVDKARNNNGYILLSIAYESYFSPGFDMRAHVRVEFNYTQLSAPVATKKIGLLFDVLAAATVGQTFEVPCIDLMEAAVEKLVLFPRRLAMYQENPGRIFEPLMVRHLYDIHQIAAAYPALFSPSDRLHSLMLNVIEKDAQLFSRQHPEFLGDPVGELYKAMESVQADMQMRQHYDRFIEVMVYGREPPTFDMACNAFQRALVSAMPVPQNPAH, encoded by the coding sequence ATGAGAAAGATTGACCATTATCAAAGTCATCAGATATCCGACCTGATCAATGAAAACGGCCTTGCCATCGCCGAATACGCGCTTGAAAAGGACTTTATTGTCACGCAGGTTCTCAAGGTTATCAGTCAACTCGGCAACAGCAATTTCGATTGTGTATTTTGCGGTGGAACCTGCCTTTCCAAGGCCTACAAGTTGCTTGCCAGGATTTCGGAGGATGTTGATTTCAAGGTTGTCAGCAAGGCGGCTGGAGTCCTCGGCAATAGCAAACGGCGTGAGCTCTTGGGCGCATTCAAGCGTCAGGTGATGGAGTGCCTAGTGGCGTCAGGATTTCCAGTTGAATATATCAAAGTCGATAAGGCTCGCAACAACAACGGTTATATATTGCTCAGCATAGCCTACGAGTCGTATTTTTCGCCTGGGTTCGACATGCGCGCCCATGTTCGGGTGGAGTTCAATTACACTCAACTTTCTGCCCCGGTAGCCACAAAAAAAATCGGGCTGCTATTCGATGTCCTTGCAGCAGCGACTGTCGGGCAAACATTTGAAGTGCCATGCATAGATTTGATGGAAGCGGCGGTGGAGAAGCTGGTGCTGTTTCCCCGGCGCTTGGCAATGTATCAAGAGAATCCCGGGCGAATCTTCGAACCCTTAATGGTTCGTCATCTCTACGACATTCACCAAATCGCCGCAGCTTATCCCGCGTTATTCAGTCCGAGTGACCGCCTTCATTCGTTGATGCTTAACGTCATAGAAAAAGACGCTCAGTTGTTTTCTCGTCAGCATCCTGAGTTTCTCGGCGACCCTGTCGGAGAGCTGTATAAGGCAATGGAATCGGTCCAGGCAGATATGCAGATGCGGCAGCACTACGACCGGTTCATTGAGGTGATGGTGTACGGACGTGAGCCGCCGACCTTCGACATGGCATGCAACGCGTTCCAACGCGCCTTGGTGTCAGCAATGCCAGTGCCGCAAAACCCAGCGCACTGA
- a CDS encoding DUF6088 family protein, with protein sequence MTTTSIKQRISARIRASKSMVFLRQEFDHFGGYRQVSRVIKELVDQGQITRVGYGVYAKARPSTISGKPVPTGSLIDIGLETMRKLGVKADIGAEARELRAGKSTQMPMSAVISVGKSRIRRAIAIGNRKIMYEKD encoded by the coding sequence ATGACCACCACATCAATCAAGCAACGCATTTCCGCGCGCATTCGCGCGTCTAAGAGCATGGTGTTCTTGCGCCAGGAGTTCGACCACTTTGGTGGATATCGGCAAGTAAGCCGTGTCATCAAGGAGCTTGTCGACCAGGGGCAAATCACGCGCGTGGGCTACGGCGTCTACGCCAAGGCGCGGCCGTCTACCATCAGTGGTAAACCGGTCCCGACAGGATCATTGATCGATATCGGCCTGGAAACCATGCGGAAACTTGGGGTGAAAGCTGATATCGGGGCCGAGGCTCGGGAACTTCGAGCCGGTAAAAGTACTCAAATGCCCATGTCTGCTGTAATCAGCGTGGGCAAATCCCGGATACGCCGAGCCATCGCGATTGGCAATCGCAAAATCATGTATGAGAAAGATTGA